A stretch of Schistocerca americana isolate TAMUIC-IGC-003095 chromosome 3, iqSchAmer2.1, whole genome shotgun sequence DNA encodes these proteins:
- the LOC124606031 gene encoding uncharacterized protein LOC124606031 has product MGDWDNVDRLTFQQASRTSNSITNRQMRKYDKLQQKATDETLTLDRRRTVVNLSSHTLSEATTAILAKGMNFAVAPKRVPKEDIIESVEASVRHLPQAEAEKIRQETVRVLNKAKPLKQNINAEEYHAIKELRDNPHLVVVQADKGNATVVLDTTDYNKRMEDILAEPIYKKLQGDPTAKQNSTIVLIFSLTLLLLLFEMARRL; this is encoded by the exons atgggAGACTGGGATAAtgtcgacaggttaacctttcagcaagcatcaaggaccagcaatagtattactaaccgccagatgagaaagtacgacaaactacaacagaaagccacggacgaaacattgacactggacaggcgacggacagtggtcaacctctccagccacaccttgagcgaagcaaccacagcaattctggccaaggggatgaatttcgcagtcgcacctaagcgagttccaaaagaagatatcatagaatccgtagaggcttcggtacgtcatctgccacaggccgaggcggagaagatccggcaggaaacggtcagagttctgaataaagcaaagccactgaagcaaaacatcaacgctgaggaataccatgccatcaaggaactcagggacaacccccacttagtagtggtacaggcagataagggcaacgccactgtagtcttggacacaactgattacaacaaacgaatggaagatattctcgcagaacctatctacaagaaacttcagggagatccgacggccaag CAAAATTCCACGATTGTATTGATCTTCAGTTTAACATTGCTTCTGCTGTTATTTGAAATGGCAAGGCGTTTGTGA